A single window of Zea mays cultivar B73 chromosome 10, Zm-B73-REFERENCE-NAM-5.0, whole genome shotgun sequence DNA harbors:
- the LOC103641709 gene encoding uncharacterized protein isoform X1: MAALGSSVTSRGLALHTSVCVVFLHRRHGNPVIPAAPSRPQRSLASGLTTSSSGMNNAFPIIKGTTRIPAVGPGPANPPGGNLPIPSSMPPWAKWVAGAVILAIPIYRRFRTLEDKIEKTAEVAIEVVDTVAEAAEKVAGEVAGAFPGNDGLREAASKIKTVADEIEEDAEKAEALIEKVDEIKKEVDSIVDPIIDKVVKDKEI; the protein is encoded by the exons ATGGCCGCACTCGGTTCTTCTGTCACATCCAGAGGCTTGGCACTCCATACCTCCGTGTGTGTGGTTTTTCTTCATCGTCGCCACGGGAATCCAGTGATCCCGGCCGCACCGTCTCGTCCCCAGCGAAGTCTTGCGAGTGGGTTAACAACGAGTTCTTCAGGCATGAACAATGCCTTCCCTATTATCAAAGGAACTACACG AATTCCTGCGGTTGGTCCTGGCCCTGCAAATCCGCCAGGAGGAAACCTACCGATACCCAGCAGCATGCCTCCGTG GGCCAAGTGGGTGGCCGGGGCCGTCATACTTGCGATACCTATCTACAGGAGGTTCAGAACTTTAGAAG ACAAGATAGAGAAGACGGCAGAGGTGGCCATCGAGGTGGTCGACACGGTGGCGGAGGCGGCGGAGAAGGTCGCCGGCGAGGTCGCCGGCGCGTTTCCCGGCAACGACGGTCTCAGGGAAGCGGCCTCGAAGATTAAGACGGTCGCGGATGAGATCGAGGAAGACGCCGAGAAAGCCGAGGCCCTAATCGAGAAG GTTGACGAGATCAAGAAAGAGGTTGATTCAATTGTGGATCCTATAATCGACAAGGTTGTCAAGGACAAAGAAATATAG
- the LOC103641709 gene encoding uncharacterized protein isoform X2, with the protein MAALGSSVTSRGLALHTSVCVVFLHRRHGNPVIPAAPSRPQRSLASGLTTSSSGMNNAFPIIKGTTRIPAVGPGPANPPGGNLPIPSSMPPWAKWVAGAVILAIPIYRRFRTLEEKTAEVAIEVVDTVAEAAEKVAGEVAGAFPGNDGLREAASKIKTVADEIEEDAEKAEALIEKVDEIKKEVDSIVDPIIDKVVKDKEI; encoded by the exons ATGGCCGCACTCGGTTCTTCTGTCACATCCAGAGGCTTGGCACTCCATACCTCCGTGTGTGTGGTTTTTCTTCATCGTCGCCACGGGAATCCAGTGATCCCGGCCGCACCGTCTCGTCCCCAGCGAAGTCTTGCGAGTGGGTTAACAACGAGTTCTTCAGGCATGAACAATGCCTTCCCTATTATCAAAGGAACTACACG AATTCCTGCGGTTGGTCCTGGCCCTGCAAATCCGCCAGGAGGAAACCTACCGATACCCAGCAGCATGCCTCCGTG GGCCAAGTGGGTGGCCGGGGCCGTCATACTTGCGATACCTATCTACAGGAGGTTCAGAACTTTAGAAG AGAAGACGGCAGAGGTGGCCATCGAGGTGGTCGACACGGTGGCGGAGGCGGCGGAGAAGGTCGCCGGCGAGGTCGCCGGCGCGTTTCCCGGCAACGACGGTCTCAGGGAAGCGGCCTCGAAGATTAAGACGGTCGCGGATGAGATCGAGGAAGACGCCGAGAAAGCCGAGGCCCTAATCGAGAAG GTTGACGAGATCAAGAAAGAGGTTGATTCAATTGTGGATCCTATAATCGACAAGGTTGTCAAGGACAAAGAAATATAG